A window of the Rickettsia felis URRWXCal2 genome harbors these coding sequences:
- the vapB2 gene encoding Antitoxin of toxin-antitoxin system VapB: MNKAKIFMNGQSQAVRLPKEFRFSVKEVSVIPLGKGIVLQPLPNSWKDVFQEMAEISSDDIFPEGRKDLPPQKRKYFE, from the coding sequence ATGAATAAAGCAAAAATATTTATGAATGGTCAAAGTCAAGCAGTAAGATTACCTAAGGAATTTCGTTTCTCAGTTAAAGAAGTTAGTGTTATTCCTTTAGGTAAAGGAATAGTATTACAGCCTCTGCCTAACAGTTGGAAAGATGTTTTTCAGGAAATGGCTGAAATTTCTAGTGATGATATTTTTCCTGAGGGAAGAAAAGATTTACCACCACAAAAAAGGAAATATTTTGAATGA
- the vapC2 gene encoding Toxin of toxin-antitoxin system (Containing PIN domain for nucleic acid binding) has product MIYMLDTNICVYAINKHPDSYYNNLELLAKNNTIAISSIVLAELQYGVSKSKKKEQNQSKLDIFLSRLEIIDFSAKCTFYYGELRTELEQKGLIIGNNDLLIASHAIAENATLVTNNIKEFKRIPNLILENWDK; this is encoded by the coding sequence ATGATCTACATGCTTGACACTAATATTTGTGTTTATGCAATTAATAAACATCCTGATTCTTATTATAATAATTTAGAATTACTGGCAAAAAATAATACTATTGCTATTTCATCAATAGTATTAGCAGAACTTCAATATGGTGTTTCTAAAAGTAAGAAAAAAGAGCAAAATCAAAGCAAATTGGATATTTTTCTAAGTAGATTAGAAATAATAGATTTTTCTGCAAAATGCACTTTTTATTATGGAGAATTACGTACGGAACTTGAGCAAAAGGGTCTAATAATAGGAAATAATGATTTGCTAATTGCAAGTCATGCTATAGCTGAAAACGCAACTTTAGTTACTAATAATATAAAAGAATTTAAGCGTATACCTAATTTAATTTTAGAAAATTGGGATAAATAA
- the pta gene encoding Phosphate acetyltransferase Pta, which produces MKKQHIINETFLDAILAKKLGTTYTPPKEINDPDFDEAAKHFIDLLLRADGFKPVKTAVVHPIDKESLLGAVRAAQFNVIKPVLIGPQHKIESVAKVNNVDLEDYQVINVEHSHEAAKKAVELAKKREVAAIMKGSLHTDELMSAVVHKENGLRTERRISHAFLMAVATFPKPFIITDAAINIRPTLEDKRDIVQNAIDLMHMIKEDKQVRVAVLSAVETVTSAIPTTLDAAALSKMADRGQITSAIVDGPLAFDNAISLFAAEAKGISSSVSGNADILVVPDLESGNMLAKQLKYLGQAVMAGIVLGARVPIILTSRADPMDMRVISCVLASFIYNHTKAKLHIQAGK; this is translated from the coding sequence ATGAAGAAACAACATATAATAAACGAGACTTTTTTAGATGCAATTCTAGCTAAGAAATTAGGTACTACTTATACTCCTCCAAAAGAAATCAACGATCCTGACTTTGATGAAGCAGCAAAGCATTTCATCGATCTATTACTTAGAGCCGACGGCTTTAAGCCTGTTAAAACTGCAGTAGTTCATCCAATCGATAAAGAATCATTACTCGGTGCAGTTAGAGCGGCACAATTTAATGTAATAAAACCGGTCCTGATTGGTCCGCAACATAAAATTGAATCAGTAGCAAAAGTTAATAATGTCGATCTTGAGGATTATCAAGTAATTAACGTTGAGCATAGCCACGAGGCAGCAAAAAAAGCCGTAGAGCTTGCAAAGAAAAGAGAAGTTGCGGCTATTATGAAAGGGTCTCTTCATACCGATGAGCTTATGTCTGCAGTAGTTCATAAGGAGAATGGACTACGTACCGAACGCCGTATAAGCCATGCTTTTTTAATGGCAGTTGCAACGTTCCCAAAGCCTTTTATTATTACTGATGCTGCTATTAATATTCGTCCTACTCTAGAAGATAAGCGTGATATAGTGCAGAATGCTATTGATTTAATGCATATGATTAAAGAAGACAAGCAGGTTAGAGTTGCGGTATTGTCAGCAGTTGAGACGGTAACCTCCGCAATCCCTACAACCCTTGACGCAGCCGCTTTATCGAAAATGGCAGATCGAGGGCAAATTACGAGTGCTATAGTTGATGGACCGCTTGCGTTTGATAATGCTATATCTTTATTTGCTGCAGAAGCAAAAGGCATTAGTTCTTCGGTTTCAGGGAATGCCGATATATTAGTAGTACCTGATCTTGAATCAGGCAATATGCTTGCAAAGCAGCTAAAATATTTGGGTCAAGCGGTTATGGCGGGTATCGTTCTTGGAGCCCGTGTGCCTATTATTTTAACAAGTAGAGCCGATCCTATGGATATGCGGGTTATTTCCTGTGTACTTGCTTCATTTATCTATAATCACACTAAGGCAAAGCTACATATCCAAGCAGGTAAATAA
- the ackA gene encoding Acetate kinase, whose product MYLLHLSIITLRQSYISKQVNNMKDVILIANAGSSSLKISIFEIQNKKVKDKIYNIFLEKNVNKILFHINKKQESATDIKDDAIEMMIDLFEDWWKKQENLNLIATGHRIVHGGKNFNKPVIVYEKVSKDLTVLIPLSPLHQPYNLQVLDLFLQKYKEISHIACFDTSFHFTNPPITKAFGLPKKYYDKGIIRYGFHGLSYKYVSSHFKEMTKEDLPTKTIIAHLGSGSSLCAIKNGLSLTSSMGFSVLDGVMMGTRTGNLDPGVVLYLIDHEKMTTKEVTELLYKKSGLLGMSGESSDMRTLLASNSPDAKFAIDLFVYRIVLEIGKLTAALEGVDCLIFTAGVGQNSAVIRKMITEKLLWLGIKIDDTKNQKNEHLISTSDSKVKVFAVPTNEELIIAEEVMKFL is encoded by the coding sequence GTGTACTTGCTTCATTTATCTATAATCACACTAAGGCAAAGCTACATATCCAAGCAGGTAAATAATATGAAAGATGTTATTTTAATAGCTAATGCCGGCTCATCTAGTTTAAAAATTTCTATTTTTGAAATTCAGAATAAAAAAGTTAAGGATAAAATTTATAATATTTTTTTAGAGAAGAACGTCAATAAAATATTATTTCATATAAATAAAAAACAGGAATCTGCTACCGACATTAAAGATGATGCTATTGAAATGATGATTGATCTTTTTGAAGATTGGTGGAAAAAACAAGAGAATCTCAATTTAATTGCAACCGGTCACCGTATTGTTCATGGCGGGAAAAATTTTAATAAACCGGTTATTGTTTATGAAAAAGTTAGTAAAGATTTGACAGTATTAATACCTCTAAGCCCTTTGCATCAACCTTATAATTTGCAGGTACTGGATTTATTTCTTCAAAAATATAAAGAAATCTCGCATATAGCATGTTTTGATACGTCATTTCATTTTACCAATCCGCCTATTACAAAAGCTTTCGGTTTACCGAAAAAATATTATGATAAAGGGATAATTCGTTACGGTTTTCATGGGTTATCATATAAATATGTTAGCAGCCATTTTAAAGAAATGACAAAGGAAGATTTACCTACAAAGACTATTATAGCTCACTTAGGAAGCGGTAGTAGTCTATGTGCTATTAAAAATGGTCTTAGTCTAACAAGTTCCATGGGCTTTAGCGTACTTGACGGTGTTATGATGGGTACAAGGACAGGTAACCTTGATCCTGGAGTAGTGTTATATCTTATCGATCATGAGAAAATGACTACGAAAGAAGTAACAGAGTTACTATATAAGAAATCAGGATTACTCGGTATGTCCGGTGAAAGTTCCGATATGCGTACTTTGCTTGCCAGTAACTCACCTGATGCTAAATTTGCTATAGATTTATTCGTGTATCGCATTGTACTTGAAATAGGTAAGCTAACTGCTGCACTTGAGGGAGTTGATTGTCTAATTTTTACTGCCGGTGTTGGACAGAATTCTGCTGTAATACGTAAAATGATTACCGAAAAACTTTTATGGCTAGGCATTAAAATAGATGATACAAAAAACCAAAAAAACGAGCATCTAATAAGTACATCTGATAGTAAAGTTAAAGTTTTTGCTGTGCCGACAAACGAAGAGCTAATCATCGCTGAAGAAGTGATGAAGTTTTTATAA
- the trmD gene encoding tRNA (guanine-n1)-methyltransferase, producing the protein MFILHATILTVFPEMFPGTLGYSLAGQALHKNIWSYDVINIRDFGLTKHKNVDDEAYGGGDGLIMRPDVLGSSIDHALSLNPNAEIYYPSPRGRVFTQSFAKEMLKNKNLIFLCGRYEGIDERVIEEYNVKEISVGDYILSGGEIPTLTILDCLIRLLPGVLMNQNTLSSESFEEVGEFKGGLECGLYTRPEIWRDRAVPSVLLSGNHRLINEWKKEQSRIITKLRRPELLKDL; encoded by the coding sequence ATGTTTATACTTCATGCTACAATCTTAACAGTTTTTCCTGAAATGTTTCCTGGTACTCTGGGGTATTCTTTAGCAGGGCAAGCCCTGCATAAAAATATTTGGTCATATGATGTTATCAATATTCGGGATTTCGGTCTAACTAAGCATAAAAATGTCGATGATGAAGCTTATGGCGGTGGTGACGGGCTTATAATGCGTCCTGATGTTTTAGGCAGTAGTATAGATCATGCCCTTTCTTTAAATCCTAATGCTGAAATTTACTATCCTTCACCTCGCGGTAGAGTCTTTACTCAAAGTTTTGCTAAGGAGATGTTAAAAAATAAAAACCTTATATTCTTATGTGGACGTTACGAAGGGATTGACGAACGTGTAATTGAAGAGTATAATGTTAAAGAAATTAGTGTAGGCGACTACATTTTATCCGGCGGAGAAATACCTACCCTCACCATTCTCGATTGCTTAATTAGACTACTGCCAGGTGTTTTAATGAACCAAAATACCTTATCTTCCGAGTCTTTTGAAGAAGTCGGGGAATTTAAGGGCGGGCTTGAATGCGGTCTATATACAAGACCTGAAATTTGGCGTGATCGAGCTGTACCGAGTGTTTTATTATCTGGTAACCACAGGCTAATTAATGAGTGGAAAAAAGAGCAATCACGTATAATTACTAAATTACGCCGTCCGGAGTTACTTAAAGATTTATAG
- the rplS gene encoding 50S ribosomal protein L19, with the protein MNIIDHFEQENISKLTANKKIPDFEAGDTVKVTVKIIDRSIEKDGKEKLTERFQAYEGVVIAKRNRGITSSFLVRKISHGEGVERRFMTYSPIVHSIDVVKYGVVRRAKLYYLRQRSGKSARIKERHIPIAKTKAAKA; encoded by the coding sequence ATGAATATTATTGACCACTTTGAACAGGAAAATATTTCAAAGCTTACTGCAAATAAAAAAATTCCTGATTTTGAAGCCGGTGATACAGTTAAGGTAACTGTTAAAATTATTGATAGATCGATTGAAAAAGACGGTAAGGAAAAATTAACGGAAAGATTTCAAGCTTATGAAGGTGTAGTTATCGCAAAAAGAAATCGCGGTATTACTTCATCTTTCTTAGTACGTAAAATTAGCCATGGTGAAGGTGTCGAAAGACGCTTTATGACTTACTCGCCGATAGTACACTCTATTGATGTAGTAAAATACGGGGTAGTTCGTCGTGCTAAACTCTACTATTTAAGACAAAGAAGTGGTAAGTCGGCTAGAATTAAAGAGAGACATATTCCTATTGCTAAAACCAAAGCAGCAAAAGCTTAA